The genomic DNA TACAATGGTATCTCCGATTTTCACGGCTTCCTTTACATTCATTATTTCCAGTTTTATTAGATTTTGAAAAATCATATACGGATACGGTCTGCCGTAATTCCCGATAAGATCAGGTGTTATCCAGAAATCAGGATTATAACCGTTTTCTCCGGCTACTCTGGTTACTATATCCATCATATTTTTGGTATAGCCTGTTGTAGAGCCGATTTTGTAGCCTTTATTTTTAAGCTTTTCTATTATTTCCGCATTATTTCCAAACGGTTTGCTGTATTTATCAATTATTTCAAGAACAGCCGGCTCAAAGCTCTTATATAATTCATCTATATCAGATTTTTCCGGCTCTTTACCATATACCTCTTTCCATTTATCCCTTACTCTTGAAAAAGCCAGAATTTCCTTTATGTGGTCATATTTAAGCATTCCCATTGGCTTTCTTGCTTCTTCTACAGTGATTTCCACTCCTTTTTTTGAAAAAATAGAAAGAAATACGTTTACTGGCGAAAAGCTGCCGTAATCTATCACTGTTCCTGCCCAGTCAAAAATTAATGCCTTTATCTTTAG from Sebaldella termitidis ATCC 33386 includes the following:
- the phnX gene encoding phosphonoacetaldehyde hydrolase, coding for MEELKIKALIFDWAGTVIDYGSFSPVNVFLSIFSKKGVEITVEEARKPMGMLKYDHIKEILAFSRVRDKWKEVYGKEPEKSDIDELYKSFEPAVLEIIDKYSKPFGNNAEIIEKLKNKGYKIGSTTGYTKNMMDIVTRVAGENGYNPDFWITPDLIGNYGRPYPYMIFQNLIKLEIMNVKEAVKIGDTIVDIEEGRNAGVWSVGVIEGSSLSGLSEEEFDSLSAEEKKALRIKVKNEYFKAGAHYTIDNLSEIFNIIELINIRLGKNTTDRTSE